A region of the Dermacentor albipictus isolate Rhodes 1998 colony chromosome 4, USDA_Dalb.pri_finalv2, whole genome shotgun sequence genome:
ACGTCTGTACACTTTGGCACAcattcagtgacccaagttggttcgaggataggcttcgagccctgttccctcagcacagcagcccgatgcgctaagcACTTGACCATTAGACCCAGTGACTCAGGCAGATGGGAAAAAAGCCAGATACATAGAAAAATACACTGTCCCGAAAAATACCCGAAGCATCACAAGAACGCTAGCGCATTAAAAAGTATGTTTAGGTCGATTACTACACAAAGCAATCAGTGGTGCTGCGACTACAACATGATTACAACAGCGACGACGATGGCACTACGCCAACAACACTTCGTCAATTGACATCTAAAACGTGAAAGGAGAGCTGAGAACGACCGATAGCCTAATATCCGCTCTGCAAACGACCGCTCTTGGTCTTGAAAGTTGAATTATTCCGCTTTTGGAAATTATGTGTGATTATGTtcattggttgattgattgatggatatCCCAAGACTTCGAAGTTTTGCCCTCCTCCTTTTGAGTTCATCGACCTTTTCTTTGCCGAATCTTATTTCCGTGTCTCTCAGCCTGCCCGTGAAAACGATTAATAGCGCGCATTTTGAGCTTCACGCTTTCAGTTACATAGGTCTGTCGTGAAATGTGCACCTTAGGTGTTATATTCAACAGATAATTATAGCTGTGCCAATAATCACAACACCATAAGAGTTAATAAATATCTGGTTTCTCTGACTCTCGTTATGCCAAATACGTGGCGTCATATTAGCGTTTTTTGCCGTCGAGTATACATTGGAACCTGTAAAGTACTATTAAGGAAGCGGCGTACCGCATTATGTTTTCGGAAGTGTTTAGTAATAGCAGAGACAGAAGCGAATGTTGCGAGGCATTAGTGAGAGAAGCCGAGAAGCCCCCGTCACGTACATGTCACGCCCCGCTCTCTATTTTTCGTGTCTCTCTACCTTCTTCGATGCGTGGCGCATTTTCAGTAACGGTTTTGGCTCTCTAGAGGATCACCGCGTTCGCGTTACTTCTCTATTTATTGCGCTGCAAGCAGGACGGCTCACGTGGAATGCGAGACACGTGACGTCGTCGTCTCTGCTAGCGAGGAGAATGGCAGCTCCAGCGCAAAGGACCTCGGGCATTCTTAATATTTCGGCTGTTATCATGGCACAAATTGTACGTTAGATTCTGCAGACGTAATGGTTGCCACATAACTATCAAGCTTGTTTCCAATGCAGAAACTTTCCAAAGGTTGCTTTAATACCAGCAGCCAACTACGAGCTCGACAATTTTATTAATATGTAACGGCGGGCTCAGTGAAACACCTTATCTAGTTTACTTTCCCTTTTCCTTGAAGTATTAAGATCGTAGGTCATAAATATGTGACTGGAAAGTAGGCCTCGGGACTGGTAGGGTGACTTGCGCGTCATTTCTTTTGCCAGAGTGATCCGGACAATGCACCGGTGATACTGTGGATGCAAGGCGGACCCGGAACCACATCGATGCTTGGTTTCTTCGCCGAAAACGGGCCGTACGTACTGTCGGCTGACGGCAGCGAGATCAGGTACCGTGAGATCAACTGGGCGACGCGCTACTCGATGCTGTACGTGGACCAGCCCGTGGGCACAGGCTTCAGCTTTACTGAGAACGAAGCAGGCTACGCGCGCAACCAGACAGACGTGGGCCGCGACATGCTCGAGTTTTTGCAGCAGTTCTTCACGCTATTCGGCGAGCTGGCCGGGAACGAGTTGTACCTTTCGGGAGAGTCCTATGCCGGTAGGTTCTCGCGTTCTGGATCTATCGCTTTCGACATCTGCTTCGTTTTCAACTGCAAAATATTCAGCGCAACGCGTCATCAAAGAAATGGGCGTGTTATACGTACAAAACGGGCTTGGGAGCTGGGCGATGTTAAAGTAACGCTGATGAGAGGTGGGCGATTCTTTCTGATTTGCGACCACGTTCGCTCACTTCGACAATCGATGCACACTAAAAGCGACAACCTTACGAGAGAATAGCGCCCTGGCTTGCGAATTTATATATTTACTTGCGCTCACAATGAACCAGCTGTCTTTCATAGAAGGGACTACGTCTCCACTTAAGCAGGAAAACTAAGCCCCAGTTATTCATTATTGTATCACTGTTGTGTCGAATGTGGCATCATATTTCTTATGGCTCCAAGAAAACCACATCGGCTCGCGCAATCAATGAATTTGTGACAGTAcatgttaaattatggggttttacgtgccaaaaccacttctgattatgaggcacgccgtagtggagggctccggaaatttcgaccacctggggttctttaacgtgcacttaaatctaagtacacgggtgttttcgcatttcgcccccatcgaaatgcggtcgccatggccgggattcgatcccgcaacctcgtgctcagcagcccaacaccatagccactgagcaaccacggcgggtgtgacaGTACATGTTAACAACAGCACAGGTCACCAATTGCAAGGACTCTGATTTAGCTATATGCGTGCCCAGAACATTGACTTTAGCCTTCCAGCACGTGCAGTGGCTTAGTGGTTTAGCGCAGCAATGGACAAGAGCATTCAGCTCTTCTTATCTCGCATGCACTTTTAATGCGCTTCATTGCATTTCCTAGTGAATATTCGCGAATTTGATGTGCAATTTTCACCATCGCATGTAAGCATTCGCACCCCCCTTGAGCGCGTTCATGCATTAGTTAATTTATTcaaagataccttacaggccattgtttaaggggggaGAGTACACTCAAAGGTTATAAcatacaataattagaatacgtatgtgaatacatatacaaaaatacacggtaagaaatgcgctaacatACAGTAATGTGGTGTTACAATTGTTCAGTGGACAAACCGAATGCTTTCGAATGAAACAGGTCATTGGACAATAAAATTTCACACAGGAAAATATAATCAGTAAAATTACAGAGCGAGCGAGACATAATCAGACTATAATAGAACAGTATTTAACGGATAGTTGCACATTAATAATGGGAAGGGCAATGACAAAAATAATGCGTTAGGTTATGTAGAATTTGAAAAATGCGTTTTTATAAGAAGCCGGAAATTTTCTTGATCACTCTCATAATCTATGGCGTCAGAAAGGTCGTTCCAAAGGCGAATGACTTTTGGAGGAGTGGAGTAGTTAAATGAATTGGTCTGTCCGTAGACGCGCATGAAACTGAAACGATTGTACAACCGATATCACCTGTAATGAGGAGTTTCAAGAAGAGCTGATGGCACTTTATTATGTACGcgcttgtgaaataatgataacaGGGTTATATCACGACGATCAGGCAAGGGCTGTAGTGAGAGGTCGAGTTTAATTTGTGTTATGCTTTTGGTATAGTCTTAACAACTTGAAATAGAACgcgcagccctattctgaacAGTTTCGGGTTTTTCGATAAAATATTTCTGATCGGGAGACTAGACggatgcggcgtattcaagctgagGTCGAACAAATGGTAGGTGAGCTAGTTTACGAATGTCTTTAGTAGAATTATGTAACTTGCGTCCTATGTAGCCTAATGATCTCGAAGTATTGGCAGTTTTTAAGCAATGTGCGTTGACCACGAAAGAGTCGAACTTAGGCTAACACCAAGCTATTTATATGCAGTATCATGCAAAATAGTGATGGTATTTATGTGATAAAAAACGTAGAATTATTATGCTTGTGGCTAAAAGAGATCATTTTACATTTAGAAACGTTAAAATTCATTAGCCAAGTGTTGCACGACAGAGAATCAAGTTTTATATCTTTCTGGAGGATTGTATGATCATTGGAGCACTTAATAGAACGATAAAGAATGCAGCTGTCCGCAAAAAATATGTACGTGTGGGGCAATGTTATTCGACAAGTCATTAATGTTTAGTAGAAATAGTAACAGCCCAGGAAcgctgccttgtggtacacctgaggTAACGTGTGAAAGAGGAGAGGAAAAAATTATTGACTGCTGTAAATTTCTGACGATTAGATAGAAGATTGCGATTAGATTCGATGAAGATATATTAATTTGCGAAATATATTAATGTTAAGCTGTCGTCACAACAACCCATACTGGCAGTACTAATTACGAAGGGTAGTAGATCCAGTGACACAATCATACAGACTTTTACGCAATCATGTCTTATTGATTATTAATAATTAATTTGCAAAAATGGCGAATGCAAACGAACTGATTTGCTAGTACACTTATGGTTCAGCATCTCTTGGCGGGCCGTGGTGCTCTCTGGAATTACGAACGCTGGCTTACTGGACCACTAAAGAGATCAGAAGAAAGCCATTCCTGTTCAGGTTAGAAATTCAAGCGCCCAGGGAGCTGATTAGCCGCAGTACTGCAGCTGCCACCAAGTCGGCCCAATAAAGCGCGGACAAGAACAAACCAGCAAAGTGTAATGAACAAGCAGCTTCGTGAAGCAAAAAATATTTAGAAGTCTTGCAAACAGCTGTTCATTCCCATTTTTGGGCAGGCGATAAGCATTTCTTGCTGACACCCACTGACACTCACCCGAACAAAAAGTTCTATTTTAGAAATCTACAAAAAGTGGAAGCACATTTATGTGCTTGCCGTATTTACTTGAAAGTAGGTTGAACACGAACTCGtcgagaaatatatatatatatatatatatacatacatatatatatatatatatatatatatatatatatatatatatatatatatatatatatatatatatatatatatatatatatatatatatatatatatatatataactcgaATATACGTAGACCCGTGCATATTTAGCAAAACGAAATACTTTGAACACTACACACTGGATTTACCGTAATCTCGGCTACTAAACCTGGTTTAGTCGGTGCCATCACGCTGCATCCTCGTCAGAACTGCCAGAGAAGACCTCCTGCTCGGATACTTCGCAGGGGTTCTCGGCATCCCAAACGATGCCGTTCTTGGTGTCATCGAGTCCCTTGGATATACAAGATTTTCAGTGGTGGTCTTGGCTCTCTCGAGGACCGTCGCGTTCGCGTTACTTCTCCATTTGTTGCACCGCAAGCGGGATGGGTGACTTGGAATGCGAGGCACGTGACGTCATCGTCTTTGCTAGCAAGAAGAAAGGACGTGGGGCCTTCCTAATATTGCAGCTGTTATCATGGCATAAACTGTACGTTAAATTTTGTAGACAGATCGTTACCACATAATGATCAAGCTTGTTTCCAGTGCAGAAACTTTCAGAAGCTCGCTTTGATACTAGCAGCCAACTACGAGCTCGACAATTTTACTAAAATGTAACGGCGGGCTCAGTGAAACACCTTATCTGGTTcacttctatttatttatttatttatttatttatttatttatttatttatttatttattagttacctgcatcgcgccgtagggcattacagcagggaggttacagaCTTGAATAAATACATGAAGAAATTATTTCAATGCGTGGAAAAagtacttttctttttccttgaaGCATTACGCTCGTATGCGACTTATATGTGGCGAGAAAGTAAGCCTCATAACTGGTAGGGTGATTTGCGCGTTATTTCTTTTGTCAGAGTGATCCAAATAATGCGCCGGGGATACTGTGGATGCAAGGCGGACTCATTTTTGGCAACATTTTCTTTCAAGAAAAGCTCAACCTATATTTGAATTTATACGGTAGTTAGTCTATAGACCACGCAGGGATGACTTCTCGCCCTGCAGTTTATGGAGTTACACTACAGAGTCCCTAATTAGTCTTAAAACCACATAAGAACCTAACTCACAAATTTCTTAAGTATATCCTTAAGAAATTTGTGAGCACCCATCTGAGGCAAATATTTTGAGAATAATGTATGTAAATCGCACGAAGATAAACTAAAGAAATTAACAAGAAGGAAAATTACTAGATATCTATATCCAGAATCAAGAAGGGTGCCGAAGTTACATAAACAGGTATAGAAGTTACATAAACAGgtataaagtgcctcagaaagccTGGCCTACTTTTCGACAGGTGGACCTATCGTTGCCGAAGGCTGCCTTGTCACCCTCGGTGAGTTAGCATTGGCGGGTTAGTAGAGTGACATCCCGTGCGCTCGTTGGTGGCGGCGGCTGGCTGTAAAGGAAGagactgaaaagaaaatgagcgcGATCATTTGGCGTCGACTGATTAAATATATTTTTGTACGTGCCACCTTCCATGTTCCCTTCTCGATGTCCATCAAAATTTTCCTTCTCTATATTCAAGGTATAAAGCAGGTACCGCATTTAAAGCACAATGTGACTATCTCTCTGATTATTAGAGCGCGCGGAATCGATTCCAGCCCCTTCGGTAGCTCCAACGTTCTTTTTACTGTTTTGGGCGATCACGGTTCTTAGGGTTCCTATATGTCGAACATTAACTCATGCTAACTGGCGACCTCACCAAACGCTGCTTCACTCACGTGCCTTCTTTTAACTCCCAACACGTAGGTAAGTACGTTCCGACAGTTGGAGCCACGTTGCACCAGAACGCCGAAACGATGCGGGTGAAGATAAACTTCCGGGGTATCGCCTACGGCAATGGCATAACGGACCCGATCCACATGATGGACGTCGGCGAGGTCATCTACACGGTCGGTCTGATTGATCGAAGCGCCGCCGACTACATGATGAGCGTCGCCCGAGAGGCGGTCCAGCACATCCGCGCCGGCAACACATACGAAGCCCTCATGCTCATGGACACACTGTTCTTCGGAATCGCGACTGAGGGCGAGGTCGACACCTTCTTCAAGAACGTCACCGGATACAGTTACTACTACAACTACCTGACCAACACCGAGCCCAAAGGCTCCAGGGCGTACAAGGTGTTCCTGCCGAAGCCTCGAGCCAGACGCGCGCTGCACGTGGGTGACCGGGAGTTCAGCACGACGCGCGAGGTCGTGGTCAGTCACTTCCTCGACGACTTCATGCGCTCGGCCGTACCACAGTTCACCGAGGTGCTAGAGAACGGCTACAAGGTTCTCGTGTACAGCGGCCCCCTGGACTTGTGCGTGCCCACGACCATGACCGAGAACTTCCTCGCGCACGTCGCCTGGGCGCACGTCGACCGCTGGGCCCACGCTCCCACACACCAATGGTGGAGTGCCGATCGCCAGCAGCTGTACGGCTACAAGAAGACTGTCGAGAACCTCAACTATGTGGTGGTGCGTAACGGCGGCCACGAGCTGCCTTACGACCAGCCCGAGGCCATGATGGAGCTTATCACGGCCTTCGTTGATGGCACGGAGCCCTTCGTCGACGGGTCTGCCACCACTGACGAATAAATGTAACCTTTTTGTACAACTGCATCCTCTTGGTGCCGGCGACATTGTTTCTTGAGAAGCAGACGTCGGTGCACGTTTACGACTTCCGTGTCTTTCGCTCAGGACATACCGCGTCGCGGTCACCCACGAAATAACCTTGTCTCTAACTGCTCCATGCAGTTCCTGAAGCTCTATACGGCACCCCAACTGTAACATCTGGTAACTGCTAGGAACCATCTAGGTAGCTTAGAGTTCCCGGTTATCAAGTCTCTCTGCTGGCATCAAAACATTATATGTCAATGGATGAGCATCATCTTGTGTCAGAGCGAAAGCAGTGTCGTTGTCTTACGGTCTGACACAAAGTAGTGTCCACAAGAAATCAAACTAAAATTTCTTATCCCTGAATGCATGACTGTATTGACTGGTTTCTTACTTTATACTGCTGTGTATTTTTCAAACATTTCATATGCAGTCACTGGCGCGATTTATTACGTAAAATTTTTATTTAAAGGGGAATAAAAGACACAGCTGCCTTACGCTTTAAAGGCGTGCACGGATACCTCCCACTGCGGCTTGTGTTCGTGTCTGCGTGGGCGGTTCTCAAGGAGACGATGGCCTGGTCCGTCTTCACCATAGACGAATTTAGCTAGCTTCGTCCACAAAAGGGAAACGCCTTCGCAATTACTTTGGCGAGGTAAAATCCAATCATCTAGTGAGAATGGCTGAACTCCAAGAGGTATTCCGTCCACAGTACTGCCAACCTGCGAAGCAAGTTTTCTCCTTactcggataaaaaaaaaagttccattGATTTTCGTACATTTTTGCAAGATGCGTATCATTAATATCAGATAGTCAATACTTCGTTTCGTTTCTTTTATTTGGCCCCTTAGACAGTGTCTAAGAGGAGCTCGAGGCTAAAGGATAAATTGCCTGGGGAGGCCTTGTCCCCCTTTAATGATTATAGAAAACATAGTTACATGCTACATTGAACACATGCATCAGCTCGCACAAGCCACACACAATACAGTCAAAGGTAAAATACAAAAATTAGACGCATAAGAAACATCACATATAAACACAAATTGCAGTTGCACTGCTAGTAATAGACCTATAATTGCATTATTAAACATAATAATCAtaaaaacaggaaaaaataagGTG
Encoded here:
- the LOC139059675 gene encoding venom serine carboxypeptidase-like isoform X4, with translation MVDRCEHYGHRAWLLCSGLHQNNVLRHLTPANMELAAAVVLFLCVGQLTVFGTWAADGLQAREDVAEEPEAGNDDEAAGQALFLTPLIKDGKLDEAKSKSKVGPLGADYEVPGYSGYITVNPQYNSNLFFWFVPSLSDPDNAPVILWMQGGPGTTSMLGFFAENGPYVLSADGSEIRYREINWATRYSMLYVDQPVGTGFSFTENEAGYARNQTDVGRDMLEFLQQFFTLFGELAGNELYLSGESYAGKYVPTVGATLHQNAETMRVKINFRGIAYGNGITDPIHMMDVGEVIYTVGLIDRSAADYMMSVAREAVQHIRAGNTYEALMLMDTLFFGIATEGEVDTFFKNVTGYSYYYNYLTNTEPKGSRAYKVFLPKPRARRALHVGDREFSTTREVVVSHFLDDFMRSAVPQFTEVLENGYKVLVYSGPLDLCVPTTMTENFLAHVAWAHVDRWAHAPTHQWWSADRQQLYGYKKTVENLNYVVVRNGGHELPYDQPEAMMELITAFVDGTEPFVDGSATTDE
- the LOC139059675 gene encoding venom serine carboxypeptidase-like isoform X3, with amino-acid sequence MFKDPNSCDAKRNRSGQKEISNKLNEQNVGGEGLCSGLHQNNVLRHLTPANMELAAAVVLFLCVGQLTVFGTWAADGLQAREDVAEEPEAGNDDEAAGQALFLTPLIKDGKLDEAKSKSKVGPLGADYEVPGYSGYITVNPQYNSNLFFWFVPSLSDPDNAPVILWMQGGPGTTSMLGFFAENGPYVLSADGSEIRYREINWATRYSMLYVDQPVGTGFSFTENEAGYARNQTDVGRDMLEFLQQFFTLFGELAGNELYLSGESYAGKYVPTVGATLHQNAETMRVKINFRGIAYGNGITDPIHMMDVGEVIYTVGLIDRSAADYMMSVAREAVQHIRAGNTYEALMLMDTLFFGIATEGEVDTFFKNVTGYSYYYNYLTNTEPKGSRAYKVFLPKPRARRALHVGDREFSTTREVVVSHFLDDFMRSAVPQFTEVLENGYKVLVYSGPLDLCVPTTMTENFLAHVAWAHVDRWAHAPTHQWWSADRQQLYGYKKTVENLNYVVVRNGGHELPYDQPEAMMELITAFVDGTEPFVDGSATTDE
- the LOC139059675 gene encoding venom serine carboxypeptidase-like isoform X2, whose protein sequence is MRHRRAKQRSQNSALESYLSAGPIYEPVSRVITVTAFKDTDSEALRKALASLCSGLHQNNVLRHLTPANMELAAAVVLFLCVGQLTVFGTWAADGLQAREDVAEEPEAGNDDEAGQALFLTPLIKDGKLDEAKSKSKVGPLGADYEVPGYSGYITVNPQYNSNLFFWFVPSLSDPDNAPVILWMQGGPGTTSMLGFFAENGPYVLSADGSEIRYREINWATRYSMLYVDQPVGTGFSFTENEAGYARNQTDVGRDMLEFLQQFFTLFGELAGNELYLSGESYAGKYVPTVGATLHQNAETMRVKINFRGIAYGNGITDPIHMMDVGEVIYTVGLIDRSAADYMMSVAREAVQHIRAGNTYEALMLMDTLFFGIATEGEVDTFFKNVTGYSYYYNYLTNTEPKGSRAYKVFLPKPRARRALHVGDREFSTTREVVVSHFLDDFMRSAVPQFTEVLENGYKVLVYSGPLDLCVPTTMTENFLAHVAWAHVDRWAHAPTHQWWSADRQQLYGYKKTVENLNYVVVRNGGHELPYDQPEAMMELITAFVDGTEPFVDGSATTDE
- the LOC139059675 gene encoding venom serine carboxypeptidase-like isoform X1 — protein: MRHRRAKQRSQNSALESYLSAGPIYEPVSRVITVTAFKDTDSEALRKALASLCSGLHQNNVLRHLTPANMELAAAVVLFLCVGQLTVFGTWAADGLQAREDVAEEPEAGNDDEAAGQALFLTPLIKDGKLDEAKSKSKVGPLGADYEVPGYSGYITVNPQYNSNLFFWFVPSLSDPDNAPVILWMQGGPGTTSMLGFFAENGPYVLSADGSEIRYREINWATRYSMLYVDQPVGTGFSFTENEAGYARNQTDVGRDMLEFLQQFFTLFGELAGNELYLSGESYAGKYVPTVGATLHQNAETMRVKINFRGIAYGNGITDPIHMMDVGEVIYTVGLIDRSAADYMMSVAREAVQHIRAGNTYEALMLMDTLFFGIATEGEVDTFFKNVTGYSYYYNYLTNTEPKGSRAYKVFLPKPRARRALHVGDREFSTTREVVVSHFLDDFMRSAVPQFTEVLENGYKVLVYSGPLDLCVPTTMTENFLAHVAWAHVDRWAHAPTHQWWSADRQQLYGYKKTVENLNYVVVRNGGHELPYDQPEAMMELITAFVDGTEPFVDGSATTDE